A single window of Hyla sarda isolate aHylSar1 chromosome 2, aHylSar1.hap1, whole genome shotgun sequence DNA harbors:
- the LOC130357932 gene encoding G-protein coupled receptor 37-like 1 has product MRKVSGTVSGHVGKTLWSIHRGISGSLCDSIEWSLSPQYLCFISALSSLLLRRVFLSFKSMKLSRVLLDSFLFLLFFHFLNIKNSACHEEPRHTTAVQRVKHGAAKPRVRRGSQGEGSKKDAGNLGYPRLIYSPTTGLPDVNRMQNDSSQSPTWGPKLKNSLYPLSENSLSAYGVLLLSLVVFAVGIVGNLSIMCIVWHSMSMKSAWDSILAGVALWDFMLLFLCLPVVVFQEITHRRLLGFLSCRIIPYMEVSSLGVTTFSLCALGIDRFQSITSSQLPPRPVEHCQSILGKVSVIWIGSLILALPEILLWQLNQEHSPVSGLIVDSCVMNPSPDLLPVLHSLVLTYKHARMWWFLGCYFCLPLFFTMTSLLVTLRIVGNTKNMKNSQCQRQLSWIMAGLAIVYGVCILPENIVNILVAYTSLDLPENLLTLITQFFLFLKSAATPVLLLCISKPLGQAFLDCCCCCCDDDPKQATSTHNAEENSAKLEPLNPPYSANDSARQLGTPC; this is encoded by the exons ATGAGGAAAGTGTCTGGCACAGTATCAGGTCATGTGGGAAAGACATTGTGGAGCATTCACAGAGGGATAAGTGGCTCTTTGTGTGACTCTATAGAGTGGAGTCTCTCCCCACAGTATCTCTGCTTTATCTCAGCCCTCTCCTCTCTGCTGTTAAGAAGGGTATTTTTGTCTTTCAAAAGTATGAAACTTTCAAGGGTTTTATTAGattcttttttgtttcttttgttttttcattttttaaacatCAAGAACAGTGCATGTCATGAAGAACCCAGACACACAACTGCAGTTCAGAGGGTAAAACATGGAGCTGCCAAACCTAGAGTGAGGAGAGGGTCACAAGGAGAAGGCTCCAAGAAAGATGCTGGAAACCTAGGCTACCCAAGGCTTATCTACTCGCCGACAACTGGATTACCAGACGTGAATCGGATGCAAAATGACTCTTCACAGTCACCCACCTGGGGACCAAAGCTGAAAAACTCACTATATCCTCTGAGCGAGAACTCACTGAGTGCTTACGGGGTGCTTCTGCTCTCACTAGTTGTATTTGCTGTGGGCATTGTTGGCAACCTGTCCATCATGTGCATTGTGTGGCATAGCATGTCTATGAAGAGTGCTTGGGATTCCATCCTAGCCGGTGTCGCACTCTGGGACTTTATGCTACTCTTCTTATGTTTGCCTGTAGTTGTTTTCCAAGAGATCACACATCGAAGACTTCTGGGGTTCCTCTCCTGTCGCATTATACCGTATATGGAG GTTTCTTCCCTTGGTGTTACGACATTCTCCTTATGTGCATTGGGGATAGACCGCTTCCAGTCAATAACTTCATCACAGTTGCCTCCAAGACCAGTGGAACATTGCCAGTCCATCCTAGGAAAGGTATCGGTTATCTGGATTGGATCCTTGATTCTTGCTCTCCCCGAAATCCTTTTGTGGCAGCTGAATCAGGAGCACTCTCCAGTATCGGGGCTGATCGTTGATTCCTGTGTGATGAATCCTTCTCCTGATCTTCTTCCTGTTCTGCACTCCTTAGTCTTAACATACAAACATGCCCGAATGTGGTGGTTCCTTGGCTGCTACTTCTGCCTGCCCCTCTTttttactatgacatcactactgGTGACTCTGCGAATTGTTGGAAACACAAAGAACATGAAAAATAGCCAATGTCAACGCCAGCTGAGCTGGATAATGGCAGGTCTGGCTATTGTCTATGGAGTGTGCATACTCCCTGAAAACATCGTAAATATCTTGGTGGCCTATACCAGTCTGGATCTCCCTGAGAATCTCCTGACTCTCATCACTCAGTTCTTCTTATTCCTAAAGTCGGCAGCAACACCTGTCCTCCTCTTATGCATCTCTAAACCACTAGGACAGGCCTTTTTGGattgttgctgttgttgctgtgaTGATGATCCTAAACAAGCCACCTCTACACATAATGCTGAAGAAAACAGTGCAAAACTGGAACCTCTTAACCCCCCATACAGTGCAAATGATTCCGCACGACAGCTGGGCACCCCCTGCTAA